One segment of bacterium DNA contains the following:
- the purC gene encoding phosphoribosylaminoimidazolesuccinocarboxamide synthase, which yields MEKGKLLYEGKAKHIFETDDGGVLWAEFKDSATAFDGVKKGTIERKGEYNAAMSAKLFAALERAGVVTHFVKQVDARSLLVRRLKMYPVEIVMRNKIAGSLAKRYGLERGTPLKKPLLEYYLKDDELHDPMMNRNHVLVLGYMTERKLSHVEEQAAEVNRFLARYMKRRGLELVDFKLEFGERGRKIYLGDEISPDTCRIWDAATGEVFDKDRFRFDLGEVESHYEEVVRRLTA from the coding sequence GTGGAGAAAGGCAAACTCCTTTACGAGGGTAAGGCGAAGCATATATTCGAGACCGACGACGGGGGCGTCCTTTGGGCCGAATTCAAAGACAGCGCCACCGCGTTCGACGGCGTCAAGAAGGGCACGATCGAGCGGAAGGGCGAGTATAACGCGGCTATGTCGGCCAAGCTATTCGCCGCGCTCGAGCGCGCGGGGGTGGTTACCCACTTCGTAAAGCAGGTCGACGCACGTTCGCTGCTCGTGCGACGGCTCAAGATGTATCCGGTCGAAATCGTGATGCGAAATAAAATCGCGGGCAGCCTGGCGAAGCGTTACGGCCTTGAGCGGGGGACGCCCTTGAAGAAACCGCTGCTGGAATATTACCTCAAAGACGACGAGCTGCACGACCCGATGATGAACCGCAATCACGTCCTCGTCCTGGGTTATATGACGGAGCGGAAGTTGAGCCACGTCGAAGAACAAGCGGCCGAAGTGAACCGCTTTTTAGCGAGATACATGAAGAGACGGGGCCTCGAGCTCGTGGACTTCAAATTGGAATTCGGCGAGCGGGGCCGTAAGATATACCTCGGCGACGAGATCTCGCCGGATACGTGCCGCATATGGGACGCCGCCACCGGCGAAGTCTTCGACAAAGACAGGTTCCGTTTCGATTTAGGCGAAGTAGAGAGCCACTACGAGGAGGTCGTTCGACGGCTAACGGCATAA
- a CDS encoding PAS domain-containing protein has product MPNGSEVRNDDRFEERFRRMVDDSPAILWAFDEVNGRMIYVNPAVEEALGYDREKFYDRSTFWLELIHPGDRARVSAANHVMRTEKKVIRYEVRLRLGDGGYVRLNAVVKPILDERGNIVRTEGAAIPEYE; this is encoded by the coding sequence GTGCCGAACGGGTCTGAAGTACGCAACGACGACCGTTTCGAGGAACGGTTTCGCCGGATGGTCGATGATAGCCCGGCGATATTGTGGGCGTTCGACGAGGTGAACGGCCGTATGATTTACGTCAACCCGGCGGTTGAGGAGGCGCTGGGCTACGACCGGGAAAAATTCTACGACCGGTCCACGTTTTGGCTCGAGCTGATACACCCCGGCGACCGGGCTAGAGTTTCGGCCGCCAACCACGTCATGCGAACCGAAAAGAAAGTAATCAGGTACGAAGTGCGGTTGCGGCTCGGCGACGGCGGATACGTGCGATTGAACGCGGTCGTTAAACCGATTTTGGACGAACGGGGGAATATAGTACGGACCGAAGGTGCCGCGATACCGGAGTACGAGTAG
- a CDS encoding DUF6125 family protein: MINEDIKTEELIALIKAYAKCWLAHDGCWFLSVEEDLGTEEAIRYDREAWRKFAPLEARRVVEARGIEAGGGLPALAEALKFRMYNWLNEQDIVLSENTLIIEMKGCRVQEARRRKTLPDFPCKTVGEVEFGEFARAVDERIKTECIKCPPDELAEDEFCAWRFEIERPG, from the coding sequence TTGATAAATGAGGACATTAAGACGGAAGAGTTGATAGCGCTTATTAAGGCTTACGCGAAATGTTGGCTCGCGCACGACGGTTGTTGGTTCCTGTCGGTAGAGGAGGATTTGGGGACCGAGGAGGCGATAAGGTACGACCGCGAGGCGTGGCGCAAGTTCGCCCCCCTCGAGGCGCGCCGGGTGGTGGAAGCCCGCGGCATCGAGGCCGGCGGCGGCCTTCCGGCACTAGCGGAAGCTTTAAAATTCCGTATGTATAATTGGTTGAATGAACAAGATATAGTCTTATCAGAAAATACTTTAATAATCGAGATGAAGGGTTGCCGCGTCCAAGAGGCGAGGCGGCGGAAAACGTTGCCGGATTTCCCCTGTAAAACGGTCGGTGAGGTGGAGTTCGGCGAGTTCGCCCGGGCGGTGGACGAACGTATCAAAACCGAATGCATTAAATGCCCTCCGGATGAACTGGCGGAAGACGAGTTTTGCGCGTGGCGCTTTGAAATCGAAAGACCCGGTTAA